In Aegilops tauschii subsp. strangulata cultivar AL8/78 chromosome 3, Aet v6.0, whole genome shotgun sequence, one genomic interval encodes:
- the LOC109786870 gene encoding alpha-amylase inhibitor 0.19, whose protein sequence is MSMKTMFSVLLLCMLVATPIAAEYDAWSGNSGPWMCYPGQAFQVPALPACRPLLRLQCNGSQVPEAVLRDCCQQLAHISEWCRCGALYSMLDSMYKEHGTQEGQAGTGAFPRCRREVVKLTAASITAVCRLPIVVDASGDGAYVCKDVAAYPDA, encoded by the coding sequence ATGTCGATGAAGACCATGTTCTCGGTGCTCCTACTATGTATGCTCGTGGCGACACCCATAGCAGCCGAGTACGACGCATGGAGCGGTAACAGTGGTCCTTGGATGTGCTATCCGGGGCAGGCCTTCCAGGTGCCCGCGCTCCCTGCCTGTCGTCCATTGCTGAGGCTCCAGTGCAATGGCAGCCAGGTGCCCGAGGCTGTCCTAAGGGACTGCTGCCAGCAGCTCGCCCACATCAGCGAGTGGTGCAGGTGTGGGGCCCTCTACAGCATGTTGGACAGCATGTATAAGGAGCATGGCACGCAGGAGGGACAGGCAGGGACAGGAGCGTTCCCACGCTGCCGGAGGGAGGTGGTGAAGCTGACGGCGGCGAGCATCACAGCGGTCTGCAGGCTACCCATCGTCGTTGATGCGTCCGGAGATGGAGCGTATGTCTGCAAGGATGTGGCCGCATACCCAGACGCCTAG